GTCGCTCAAGTTTGTGTAGAAGCCTTATTTTTGGATAATTCTCGAAATAAAATTGTTGAAATTGTAGCAAATTCAGAGGCTCCTCCAAAACCTTTTGAACAACTTTTTGCTAGTGTATTGAACTAATGGGAATCTCTCGAAGAAAAGACCAACTTCGTCGTCGAAAGCGACTATTTTGGAGCGTTTTGCTGCTGTTCAGTTTAACCTTTATTGGAGTGAGAAGTTGTCAAGGAAAATCCGAATTTCAACCCTTAATTGATCAACAGGTGGAAGCACAATGGCCACCGTTAATTATGCGGGGTGGTGACCCCTATATTCGGGCTTTGATGCGAACCATTTCCGCCAGTGAATCCAGTTACTCTGACCCCTATTATGTTTTATATGGGGGCAAATATGTCTCGGATTTGGATCGTCATCCCGATCAGTGTATTAAGATTGTTACAGGCCCGAATAAAGGCAAATGTAGCACCGCCGCCGGACGCTATCAAATGTTAAAAACGACCTGGGAAGAAAAATCAGAACGCTATCATCCTAAACCCGCTCAATTTTGGTTTTGGCTTCCCTATAGTTTTGAACCAGAATATCAAGATACAGTAGTTTATCGCTGGTTATTAGATGATAAATTCTGGGGAGTCAATATTTCCCAATTATTACGCGAAGATAGACTCGATGAAGTGTTGGAATTATTATCAGGAACTTGGACAAGTTTAGGCTATGGAATTGAAGATAATATGATTACCAGTGACTTACCCGAAATTTATAATAAAATCTTACAAAATGAACTCAATCACGAAAATGGGGAATTGTGGGTTAATCAAGACTCTCCTTAATAAGATCTAGGTTATTAGAGCGATCGCAGAAAAACTCTTGCTATAATTGTAGGGTGGGCTATGCCTAAACCTAAGATCAATTAGAACCAGATCCTGACCAACCCACCTTAGAAGAAATTAGTGAAATTGTCAAAGAAGTTAGACTAAAAATTA
The sequence above is drawn from the Planktothrix serta PCC 8927 genome and encodes:
- a CDS encoding glycoside hydrolase family 24 protein, encoding MGISRRKDQLRRRKRLFWSVLLLFSLTFIGVRSCQGKSEFQPLIDQQVEAQWPPLIMRGGDPYIRALMRTISASESSYSDPYYVLYGGKYVSDLDRHPDQCIKIVTGPNKGKCSTAAGRYQMLKTTWEEKSERYHPKPAQFWFWLPYSFEPEYQDTVVYRWLLDDKFWGVNISQLLREDRLDEVLELLSGTWTSLGYGIEDNMITSDLPEIYNKILQNELNHENGELWVNQDSP